A genome region from Meleagris gallopavo isolate NT-WF06-2002-E0010 breed Aviagen turkey brand Nicholas breeding stock chromosome 9, Turkey_5.1, whole genome shotgun sequence includes the following:
- the RPS6KA6 gene encoding ribosomal protein S6 kinase alpha-6 isoform X3 produces the protein MFTEEDVKFYLAELALALDHLHSLGIVYRDLKPENILLDEAGHIKLTDFGLSKESVDQEKKAYSFCGTVEYMAPEVVNRRGHNQSADWWSFGVLMFEMLTGTLPFQGKDRNETMNMILKAKLGMPQFLSPEAQSLLRMLFKRNPSNRLGAGSDGVEEIKRHPFFSTVDWNKLFRREIQPPFKPASGKPEDTFCFDPEFTAKTPKDSPGVPPSANAHQLFKGFSFVATTTVEDHKISPLTNILPIVQQLHGNSAQFTDVYELKEDIGVGSYSVCKRCIHIATNMEFAVKIIDKSKRDPSEEIEILMRYGQHPNIITLKDVYDDGRFIYLVTELMKGGELLDRILRQKFFSEREASAVLYTITKTVDYLHCQGVVHRDLKPSNILYMDDSNNADSIRICDFGFAKQLRGENGLLLTPCYTANFVAPEVLMRQGYDAACDIWSLGVLLYTMLAGYTPFANGPNDTPEEILVRIGSGKFSLSGGNWDTVSDAAKDLLSHMLHVDPHQRYTAEQVLKHSWIACRDQLPHYQLNRQDAPHLVKGAMAATYSALNHKTFQPVLEPVAASSLAQRRSMKKLTSTDL, from the exons ATGTTTACAGAGGAAGATGTGAAATTCTACCTCGCAGAACTGGCCCTTGCTTTGGATCACCTTCACAGCTTGGGAATTGTATACAGGGACCTGAAGCCagaaaa cattttgcttgATGAAGCAGGACATATCAAGCTAACAG ATTTTGGACTCAGCAAAGAATCAGTAGATCAAGAAAAGAAGGCCTATTCTTTCTGTGGTACTGTAGAATACATGGCACCGGAAGTAGTAAACAGGCGTGGGCACAACCAGAGTGCTGACTGGTGGTCCTTTGGTGTTCTTATG tttgaaatgctTACTGGTACACTACCATTTCAAGGTAAAGATCGAAATGAAACTATGAATATGATACTGAA aGCAAAACTTGGTATGCCTCAGTTCCTCAGCCCTGAAGCACAAAGTCTTCTGAGGATGCTATTTAAAAGGAACCCGTCAAATAGATTAG gAGCTGGTTCAGATGGAGTTGAGGAAATCAAGAggcatccttttttttctactgttgaCTGGAAT AAACTGTTCAGAAGAGAAATTCAGCCCCCGTTTAAACCTGCTTCTGGAAAACCAGAAGATACCTTTTGTTTCGATCCAGAATTTACAGCAAAAACACCAAAAG ATTCTCCAGGAGTTCCACCTAGTGCGAATGCACATCAGCTCTTTAAAGGATTTAGTTTTGTTGCAACAACTACTGTAGAAGATCATAAAATATCACCACTCACCAACATACTGCCAATAGTACAG CAACTTCATGGGAACAGTGCGCAGTTTACTGACGTATATGAACTGAAGGAAGATATTGGTGTTGGCTCCTACTCTGTTTGCAAGCGATGTATACACATAGCTACAAATATGGAGTTTGCTGTAAAG ataattGATAAAAGCAAGAGGGATCCCTCAGAAGAAATTGAGATTCTGATGCGTTATGGACAGCATCCAAACATTATAACTTTAAAGGAT GTGTATGATGATGGTAGATTCATATACCTCGTCACTGAGCTGATGAAGGGAGGAGAGCTGCTTGATCGAATTCTTAGACAAAAGTTCTTCTCAGAACGAGAGGCTAGTGCTGTATTATATACTATCACTAAGACTGTGGACTACCTGCACTGCCAAGGA GTAGTGCATCGAGACCTTAAACCtagtaatattttatatatggaTGATTCAAATAATGCTGATTCTATAAGGATTTGTGATTTTGGATTTGCAAAACAACTTCGAGGAGAAAATGGGCTACTTCTAACTCCGTGCTACACTGCAAACTTTGTGGCACCAGAG gtTCTCATGCGGCAGGGATATGATGCTGCTTGTGACATATGGAGCTTGGGTGTTCTCCTTTACACAATGTTGGCAGG CTATACTCCATTTGCAAATGGTCCTAATGATACTCCTGAGGAGATCCTGGTACGGATAGGCAGCGGAAAATTCTCGTTAAGTGGAGGCAACTGGgacactgtttctgatgctgCAAAG GACTTGTTATCACATATGCTTCATGTAGATCCGCATCAGAGGTATACAGCAGAGCAAGTATTAAAACATTCATGGATAGCCTGTAGAGACCAGTTGCCCCATTATCAACTAAACAGGCAAGATGCACCACATCTAGTAAAG GGAGCCATG
- the RPS6KA6 gene encoding ribosomal protein S6 kinase alpha-6 isoform X2: MADEPMEEGEPYSYHDEGSVKEIPITHHVKEGCEKADPAQFELLKVLGQGSFGKVFLVRKIIGPDAGQLYAMKVLKKASLKVRDRVRTKMERDILVEVNHPFIVKLHYAFQTEGKLYLILDFLRGGDVFTRLSKEVMFTEEDVKFYLAELALALDHLHSLGIVYRDLKPENILLDEAGHIKLTDFGLSKESVDQEKKAYSFCGTVEYMAPEVVNRRGHNQSADWWSFGVLMFEMLTGTLPFQGKDRNETMNMILKAKLGMPQFLSPEAQSLLRMLFKRNPSNRLGAGSDGVEEIKRHPFFSTVDWNKLFRREIQPPFKPASGKPEDTFCFDPEFTAKTPKDSPGVPPSANAHQLFKGFSFVATTTVEDHKISPLTNILPIVQQLHGNSAQFTDVYELKEDIGVGSYSVCKRCIHIATNMEFAVKIIDKSKRDPSEEIEILMRYGQHPNIITLKDVYDDGRFIYLVTELMKGGELLDRILRQKFFSEREASAVLYTITKTVDYLHCQGVLMRQGYDAACDIWSLGVLLYTMLAGYTPFANGPNDTPEEILVRIGSGKFSLSGGNWDTVSDAAKDLLSHMLHVDPHQRYTAEQVLKHSWIACRDQLPHYQLNRQDAPHLVKGAMAATYSALNHKTFQPVLEPVAASSLAQRRSMKKLTSTDL, translated from the exons GATGAAGGAAGTGTGAAAGAGATTCCCATTACCCATCATGTGAAAGAAGGATGTGAGAAAGCAGATCCAGCACAGTTTGAACTACTAAAGGTTCTTGGTCAGGGATCGTTTGGAAAG GTCTTCCTTGTAAGGAAAATAATTGGTCCTGATGCTGGACAACTTTATGCAATGAAAGTATTGAAAAAAGCTTCTTTAAAAG ttcgGGATAGAGTTCGTACAAAAATGGAGAGAGATATATTAGTAGAAGTAAATCACCCATTTATCGTCAAACTGCACTATG cttttcagaCTGAAGGGAAGCTATATTTAATATTGGATTTTCTCAGGGGAGGAGATGTATTCACGCGATTATCCAAAGAG GTTATGTTTACAGAGGAAGATGTGAAATTCTACCTCGCAGAACTGGCCCTTGCTTTGGATCACCTTCACAGCTTGGGAATTGTATACAGGGACCTGAAGCCagaaaa cattttgcttgATGAAGCAGGACATATCAAGCTAACAG ATTTTGGACTCAGCAAAGAATCAGTAGATCAAGAAAAGAAGGCCTATTCTTTCTGTGGTACTGTAGAATACATGGCACCGGAAGTAGTAAACAGGCGTGGGCACAACCAGAGTGCTGACTGGTGGTCCTTTGGTGTTCTTATG tttgaaatgctTACTGGTACACTACCATTTCAAGGTAAAGATCGAAATGAAACTATGAATATGATACTGAA aGCAAAACTTGGTATGCCTCAGTTCCTCAGCCCTGAAGCACAAAGTCTTCTGAGGATGCTATTTAAAAGGAACCCGTCAAATAGATTAG gAGCTGGTTCAGATGGAGTTGAGGAAATCAAGAggcatccttttttttctactgttgaCTGGAAT AAACTGTTCAGAAGAGAAATTCAGCCCCCGTTTAAACCTGCTTCTGGAAAACCAGAAGATACCTTTTGTTTCGATCCAGAATTTACAGCAAAAACACCAAAAG ATTCTCCAGGAGTTCCACCTAGTGCGAATGCACATCAGCTCTTTAAAGGATTTAGTTTTGTTGCAACAACTACTGTAGAAGATCATAAAATATCACCACTCACCAACATACTGCCAATAGTACAG CAACTTCATGGGAACAGTGCGCAGTTTACTGACGTATATGAACTGAAGGAAGATATTGGTGTTGGCTCCTACTCTGTTTGCAAGCGATGTATACACATAGCTACAAATATGGAGTTTGCTGTAAAG ataattGATAAAAGCAAGAGGGATCCCTCAGAAGAAATTGAGATTCTGATGCGTTATGGACAGCATCCAAACATTATAACTTTAAAGGAT GTGTATGATGATGGTAGATTCATATACCTCGTCACTGAGCTGATGAAGGGAGGAGAGCTGCTTGATCGAATTCTTAGACAAAAGTTCTTCTCAGAACGAGAGGCTAGTGCTGTATTATATACTATCACTAAGACTGTGGACTACCTGCACTGCCAAGGA gtTCTCATGCGGCAGGGATATGATGCTGCTTGTGACATATGGAGCTTGGGTGTTCTCCTTTACACAATGTTGGCAGG CTATACTCCATTTGCAAATGGTCCTAATGATACTCCTGAGGAGATCCTGGTACGGATAGGCAGCGGAAAATTCTCGTTAAGTGGAGGCAACTGGgacactgtttctgatgctgCAAAG GACTTGTTATCACATATGCTTCATGTAGATCCGCATCAGAGGTATACAGCAGAGCAAGTATTAAAACATTCATGGATAGCCTGTAGAGACCAGTTGCCCCATTATCAACTAAACAGGCAAGATGCACCACATCTAGTAAAG GGAGCCATG
- the RPS6KA6 gene encoding ribosomal protein S6 kinase alpha-6 isoform X1, with the protein MADEPMEEGEPYSYHDEGSVKEIPITHHVKEGCEKADPAQFELLKVLGQGSFGKVFLVRKIIGPDAGQLYAMKVLKKASLKVRDRVRTKMERDILVEVNHPFIVKLHYAFQTEGKLYLILDFLRGGDVFTRLSKEVMFTEEDVKFYLAELALALDHLHSLGIVYRDLKPENILLDEAGHIKLTDFGLSKESVDQEKKAYSFCGTVEYMAPEVVNRRGHNQSADWWSFGVLMFEMLTGTLPFQGKDRNETMNMILKAKLGMPQFLSPEAQSLLRMLFKRNPSNRLGAGSDGVEEIKRHPFFSTVDWNKLFRREIQPPFKPASGKPEDTFCFDPEFTAKTPKDSPGVPPSANAHQLFKGFSFVATTTVEDHKISPLTNILPIVQQLHGNSAQFTDVYELKEDIGVGSYSVCKRCIHIATNMEFAVKIIDKSKRDPSEEIEILMRYGQHPNIITLKDVYDDGRFIYLVTELMKGGELLDRILRQKFFSEREASAVLYTITKTVDYLHCQGVVHRDLKPSNILYMDDSNNADSIRICDFGFAKQLRGENGLLLTPCYTANFVAPEVLMRQGYDAACDIWSLGVLLYTMLAGYTPFANGPNDTPEEILVRIGSGKFSLSGGNWDTVSDAAKDLLSHMLHVDPHQRYTAEQVLKHSWIACRDQLPHYQLNRQDAPHLVKGAMAATYSALNHKTFQPVLEPVAASSLAQRRSMKKLTSTDL; encoded by the exons GATGAAGGAAGTGTGAAAGAGATTCCCATTACCCATCATGTGAAAGAAGGATGTGAGAAAGCAGATCCAGCACAGTTTGAACTACTAAAGGTTCTTGGTCAGGGATCGTTTGGAAAG GTCTTCCTTGTAAGGAAAATAATTGGTCCTGATGCTGGACAACTTTATGCAATGAAAGTATTGAAAAAAGCTTCTTTAAAAG ttcgGGATAGAGTTCGTACAAAAATGGAGAGAGATATATTAGTAGAAGTAAATCACCCATTTATCGTCAAACTGCACTATG cttttcagaCTGAAGGGAAGCTATATTTAATATTGGATTTTCTCAGGGGAGGAGATGTATTCACGCGATTATCCAAAGAG GTTATGTTTACAGAGGAAGATGTGAAATTCTACCTCGCAGAACTGGCCCTTGCTTTGGATCACCTTCACAGCTTGGGAATTGTATACAGGGACCTGAAGCCagaaaa cattttgcttgATGAAGCAGGACATATCAAGCTAACAG ATTTTGGACTCAGCAAAGAATCAGTAGATCAAGAAAAGAAGGCCTATTCTTTCTGTGGTACTGTAGAATACATGGCACCGGAAGTAGTAAACAGGCGTGGGCACAACCAGAGTGCTGACTGGTGGTCCTTTGGTGTTCTTATG tttgaaatgctTACTGGTACACTACCATTTCAAGGTAAAGATCGAAATGAAACTATGAATATGATACTGAA aGCAAAACTTGGTATGCCTCAGTTCCTCAGCCCTGAAGCACAAAGTCTTCTGAGGATGCTATTTAAAAGGAACCCGTCAAATAGATTAG gAGCTGGTTCAGATGGAGTTGAGGAAATCAAGAggcatccttttttttctactgttgaCTGGAAT AAACTGTTCAGAAGAGAAATTCAGCCCCCGTTTAAACCTGCTTCTGGAAAACCAGAAGATACCTTTTGTTTCGATCCAGAATTTACAGCAAAAACACCAAAAG ATTCTCCAGGAGTTCCACCTAGTGCGAATGCACATCAGCTCTTTAAAGGATTTAGTTTTGTTGCAACAACTACTGTAGAAGATCATAAAATATCACCACTCACCAACATACTGCCAATAGTACAG CAACTTCATGGGAACAGTGCGCAGTTTACTGACGTATATGAACTGAAGGAAGATATTGGTGTTGGCTCCTACTCTGTTTGCAAGCGATGTATACACATAGCTACAAATATGGAGTTTGCTGTAAAG ataattGATAAAAGCAAGAGGGATCCCTCAGAAGAAATTGAGATTCTGATGCGTTATGGACAGCATCCAAACATTATAACTTTAAAGGAT GTGTATGATGATGGTAGATTCATATACCTCGTCACTGAGCTGATGAAGGGAGGAGAGCTGCTTGATCGAATTCTTAGACAAAAGTTCTTCTCAGAACGAGAGGCTAGTGCTGTATTATATACTATCACTAAGACTGTGGACTACCTGCACTGCCAAGGA GTAGTGCATCGAGACCTTAAACCtagtaatattttatatatggaTGATTCAAATAATGCTGATTCTATAAGGATTTGTGATTTTGGATTTGCAAAACAACTTCGAGGAGAAAATGGGCTACTTCTAACTCCGTGCTACACTGCAAACTTTGTGGCACCAGAG gtTCTCATGCGGCAGGGATATGATGCTGCTTGTGACATATGGAGCTTGGGTGTTCTCCTTTACACAATGTTGGCAGG CTATACTCCATTTGCAAATGGTCCTAATGATACTCCTGAGGAGATCCTGGTACGGATAGGCAGCGGAAAATTCTCGTTAAGTGGAGGCAACTGGgacactgtttctgatgctgCAAAG GACTTGTTATCACATATGCTTCATGTAGATCCGCATCAGAGGTATACAGCAGAGCAAGTATTAAAACATTCATGGATAGCCTGTAGAGACCAGTTGCCCCATTATCAACTAAACAGGCAAGATGCACCACATCTAGTAAAG GGAGCCATG